The following proteins come from a genomic window of Candidatus Bipolaricaulis sibiricus:
- a CDS encoding 4Fe-4S ferredoxin — MDRRRLGWPVRYATRAFAREGLRLPGYRLRDFLHGYVYARWPYLYIRGATRPETLPRPLRAVHRCVGRLFLRAERGSDAGRRLADTYHGKVLPTPAAEQLVTLRVDVDLRNLEKVIPYATARDIVLRGPDRIVALECPCRVARDEPCLPLDVCLIVGEPFASFVADQHPQRARWITPDEAVAILRAERDRGHVHHAFFKDAMLSRFYAICNCCPCCCGAMQAWKHGTPMLASSGYVAVLDAALCRGCGACAARCPFGAVASTNGNPIVDFEACMGCGVCVAHCPSGALNLVRAPERGEPLEIQMLSKL, encoded by the coding sequence ATGGACCGACGACGTCTGGGATGGCCTGTTCGTTACGCGACGCGCGCGTTCGCCCGCGAAGGGCTGCGCTTGCCCGGCTACCGGCTGCGCGACTTTCTCCACGGGTACGTCTACGCGCGGTGGCCGTACCTCTACATTCGTGGTGCGACGCGACCGGAGACCCTCCCCCGCCCCCTGCGGGCCGTCCACCGCTGTGTGGGGCGCCTGTTCCTTCGCGCGGAGCGCGGGTCGGATGCTGGGCGGCGCCTCGCGGACACGTACCATGGCAAGGTTCTCCCCACCCCGGCGGCCGAGCAGCTCGTCACCCTTCGTGTGGATGTGGACCTGCGGAACCTGGAGAAGGTGATCCCCTACGCGACCGCGCGCGACATCGTCCTCCGCGGCCCGGACCGGATCGTCGCCCTGGAGTGCCCGTGCCGGGTCGCCCGCGACGAGCCGTGTCTTCCCCTCGACGTCTGCCTCATCGTCGGGGAGCCGTTCGCGAGCTTCGTCGCCGACCAACACCCGCAGCGCGCCCGGTGGATCACCCCGGACGAGGCGGTGGCGATTCTGCGGGCGGAGCGGGACCGCGGCCACGTCCACCACGCGTTCTTCAAGGACGCGATGCTCAGCCGGTTCTACGCGATCTGCAACTGCTGCCCGTGCTGCTGCGGGGCGATGCAGGCCTGGAAGCACGGGACGCCGATGCTCGCTTCCTCCGGCTACGTGGCCGTCCTCGACGCCGCGCTGTGCCGGGGCTGCGGAGCGTGTGCGGCCCGGTGCCCGTTTGGTGCGGTCGCGTCCACGAACGGGAATCCGATCGTGGATTTCGAAGCCTGCATGGGATGCGGAGTGTGCGTGGCACACTGCCCGTCGGGTGCGCTGAACCTCGTCCGCGCTCCGGAGAGGGGAGAACCCCTGGAAATTCAGATGCTAAGCAAGCTGTAG
- a CDS encoding Triosephosphate isomerase has translation MRRPIVAANWKMHKTLSEARVYLERLIELVGADLEVEVVVLPSFTALSAAGEVLRGAPIALGAQNAHPEKSGAFTGEVSVSQLADLGVRYVLCGHSERRQLFGEHDTLVGRKVQAVADHGMMPILCVGETLEERTAGRVWEVVERQLDLGLASVGNDPDGLVIAYEPVWAIGTGVAAQPADAQEMAARIRGWLRDRFGSAGEGICIQYGGSVKPDNAGEFLSLPDLDGALVGGASLDPDAFWAIVQSARR, from the coding sequence ATGCGCAGACCGATCGTCGCCGCGAACTGGAAGATGCACAAGACGCTCTCCGAGGCGCGTGTGTACCTCGAGCGGCTGATCGAACTGGTTGGGGCGGACCTCGAGGTGGAGGTGGTAGTGCTGCCGTCGTTCACCGCTCTGTCCGCGGCGGGGGAGGTTCTGCGAGGGGCACCGATCGCGCTCGGGGCGCAGAACGCCCACCCCGAGAAGTCGGGCGCCTTCACGGGCGAGGTGTCGGTGAGCCAGCTCGCCGACCTCGGGGTGCGGTACGTTCTGTGCGGCCACTCTGAGCGAAGGCAGCTCTTCGGCGAGCACGACACGCTCGTCGGCCGGAAGGTCCAGGCCGTGGCGGACCACGGGATGATGCCGATTCTGTGCGTGGGGGAGACCCTGGAGGAGCGGACCGCGGGGCGCGTGTGGGAGGTCGTGGAGCGGCAGTTGGACCTCGGGTTGGCCTCCGTGGGCAATGACCCGGACGGGCTCGTGATCGCCTACGAGCCGGTGTGGGCGATCGGGACGGGCGTCGCGGCCCAGCCCGCCGACGCCCAGGAGATGGCAGCGCGGATCCGCGGTTGGCTTCGCGATCGTTTTGGATCTGCCGGCGAGGGGATCTGCATCCAGTACGGCGGATCCGTCAAGCCCGACAACGCCGGGGAGTTCCTCAGCCTCCCCGATCTGGACGGAGCACTCGTCGGGGGAGCGTCCCTCGACCCCGACGCGTTCTGGGCGATCGTCCAGTCCGCCCGTCGCTAG
- a CDS encoding N-acetyl-D-glucosamine ABC transporter, permease protein 2 yields the protein MRHRVLPVRILSYLVLTAGAAIMIFPFVWMLLTSLKPLPEIYSLSWLPRQPTLQNYVTILFRYQFGRWFLNSLFVGTATTLSMVVFCSLTGYTLTKLDFPGKGFVFVLILATLFVPTEMLVLPWYAASVRFGWVDTYWGIMFPGMIHAFGVFLMRQFFQSLPNDLLDAARVDGLSELGVFWRVALPLMRSPLAALAILAFLGNWNAFIWPLIVTHRSEVFTLPVGLAMFSGEAGAQWNLITAGATLSVFPVLLVFAIFQRHIIESVASSGVKG from the coding sequence ATGCGCCACCGCGTGTTGCCGGTCCGGATCCTGAGCTACCTCGTTCTCACCGCCGGGGCGGCGATCATGATCTTCCCGTTCGTCTGGATGCTTCTCACCTCGCTGAAGCCCCTGCCGGAGATCTACTCCCTCTCGTGGCTGCCGCGTCAGCCGACGCTGCAGAACTACGTGACGATTCTCTTCCGGTACCAGTTCGGCCGGTGGTTTCTCAACAGCCTGTTCGTCGGCACCGCCACGACCCTGTCCATGGTGGTGTTCTGCTCGCTGACGGGATACACGCTCACCAAGCTCGACTTCCCGGGGAAGGGATTCGTGTTCGTCCTTATCCTCGCCACGCTGTTCGTCCCCACCGAGATGCTCGTGCTCCCGTGGTACGCCGCGTCCGTCCGGTTTGGGTGGGTGGACACGTACTGGGGGATCATGTTCCCAGGGATGATCCACGCGTTCGGGGTGTTCCTCATGCGCCAGTTTTTCCAGAGCCTGCCCAACGATCTCCTCGATGCAGCCCGCGTGGACGGGCTCTCCGAGCTAGGGGTGTTCTGGCGTGTCGCCCTGCCCCTGATGAGGTCGCCCCTCGCTGCCCTGGCCATCCTCGCGTTCTTGGGCAACTGGAACGCGTTCATCTGGCCCCTCATCGTTACCCACCGCTCCGAGGTGTTCACCTTGCCAGTGGGGCTGGCGATGTTCTCCGGGGAGGCCGGTGCCCAATGGAACCTGATCACCGCCGGGGCGACCCTGTCGGTGTTCCCGGTTCTTCTCGTGTTCGCCATCTTTCAGCGCCACATCATCGAGAGCGTCGCCTCGTCGGGGGTGAAGGGATGA
- a CDS encoding Stage 0 sporulation protein YaaT — MAAEHLGAIVRRLGPLCDVHVAAWDGPVGDPGRTWVEEEGRTTWLVRVLKSPVYNPTNPRARLVRAASSTDLEAFESRAAEAEQLRRSAQEQASRLSLPMRFLGAELDLERTFLRLHFTAPNRVDFREFLRELGAAFKIRLELHQVGPRDAARILGEVGPCGRPLCCRTFLTKLRPVPLELAFEQQLFLSPERLTGVCGRLMCCLAYEHEQYREALEGLPKMGARVDIEGRTGKVVALNVFQRTFTVQWPDGTRSEVNGHRLQSAADSEVE, encoded by the coding sequence GTGGCCGCGGAGCACCTAGGGGCGATCGTCCGGCGCCTCGGTCCGCTGTGCGACGTTCACGTCGCGGCGTGGGACGGACCGGTGGGAGACCCGGGACGGACCTGGGTCGAAGAAGAGGGGCGAACCACGTGGCTTGTGCGGGTTCTCAAGTCGCCTGTCTACAACCCGACCAACCCCAGGGCCCGTCTCGTCCGCGCCGCCTCATCGACAGACCTCGAGGCGTTCGAGTCTCGTGCAGCAGAGGCCGAACAGCTGCGGCGCTCCGCCCAGGAACAGGCGTCCCGCCTGTCGCTCCCGATGCGCTTCCTGGGAGCGGAGCTCGACCTGGAACGAACGTTCCTGCGCCTCCATTTCACCGCCCCAAACCGAGTCGACTTCCGGGAGTTCCTTCGCGAACTCGGCGCCGCGTTCAAGATCCGACTCGAACTGCATCAAGTGGGTCCACGGGACGCGGCGCGGATCCTGGGAGAGGTCGGCCCCTGCGGCCGTCCTCTGTGCTGTCGCACGTTTCTCACCAAGCTCCGCCCGGTCCCGCTGGAGCTTGCCTTCGAGCAGCAGTTGTTCCTGAGCCCGGAGCGGTTGACGGGCGTCTGCGGTCGGCTCATGTGCTGCCTCGCGTATGAACACGAGCAGTACCGCGAGGCCCTCGAGGGTCTGCCGAAGATGGGCGCTCGCGTCGACATCGAGGGACGGACGGGGAAGGTCGTCGCACTCAACGTCTTCCAGAGGACGTTCACCGTGCAGTGGCCGGATGGAACGCGCTCGGAAGTCAATGGCCACCGCCTGCAGAGCGCAGCTGATTCCGAAGTGGAGTAG
- a CDS encoding ABC transporter, permease protein 1 (cluster 1, maltose/g3p/polyamine/iron), with protein sequence MGTSRHRSPVVGLTLRRRRILWAYAFLAVPLLFFVAIRIWPMLQAFQLSVTQWHVDPAQRVFVGLHHFQRMWSDAKFLQALRNTALYAAIGVPAQVFLGLGIALLLNNIRRLRGLFRAIYFAPYVTPAVAVAWAWSYMLSPHLGVVNTLLGYVGIPPQPFLTSPAQALPTVAAVVVWQFVGFHVVIFLVALNSIPREIYEAARVDGAAGWSLFRRITFPLLNPSLVLSVIMATASPSIGILQLFTQVMNLRMYDPGGPLGSTSTVVLYMYQMAFRRFDFGYAAAIIVVLFAIILTTSLLQLRVLRRRFEY encoded by the coding sequence GTGGGGACTTCCCGTCACAGGTCGCCGGTCGTCGGCCTGACCCTCCGCCGGCGGCGGATCCTCTGGGCGTACGCGTTCCTCGCCGTTCCGCTTCTCTTCTTCGTCGCCATCCGCATCTGGCCGATGCTCCAGGCATTCCAACTCTCCGTGACGCAATGGCACGTGGATCCCGCGCAGCGGGTGTTCGTGGGCCTTCACCACTTCCAGCGGATGTGGAGCGATGCGAAGTTCCTGCAAGCGCTTCGCAACACGGCCCTCTACGCGGCGATCGGCGTGCCGGCCCAGGTGTTCCTCGGGCTGGGGATCGCGCTCCTCCTGAACAACATCCGTCGCCTGCGGGGTCTGTTCCGGGCGATCTACTTCGCGCCCTATGTCACCCCGGCGGTGGCGGTGGCGTGGGCGTGGAGCTACATGCTGTCCCCCCACCTCGGCGTGGTGAACACCCTCCTCGGGTACGTGGGGATCCCGCCTCAGCCGTTTCTCACCTCGCCCGCCCAGGCCCTGCCCACGGTGGCCGCGGTGGTGGTGTGGCAGTTCGTGGGTTTCCACGTGGTGATCTTCCTCGTTGCCCTGAACAGCATTCCGCGCGAGATCTACGAAGCAGCGCGGGTGGATGGGGCTGCGGGGTGGTCCCTGTTTCGCCGGATCACCTTCCCTCTCCTCAACCCGAGCCTCGTTCTGTCCGTGATCATGGCCACCGCGTCCCCGTCGATCGGGATCCTCCAGCTGTTCACCCAGGTGATGAACCTGCGCATGTACGACCCCGGGGGGCCGCTCGGGAGCACGAGCACCGTCGTCCTGTATATGTATCAGATGGCGTTCCGGCGGTTCGACTTCGGGTACGCGGCGGCGATCATCGTCGTCCTGTTCGCGATCATCCTCACGACAAGCCTGCTCCAGCTGCGCGTGTTGCGCCGGAGGTTCGAGTACTGA
- a CDS encoding CDP-diacylglycerol--glycerol-3-phosphate 3-phosphatidyltransferase: protein MPRAGRGIDNPRAARYVAGVTIPNQITLARILATPLFMFFLYAEGTAFKILALAIFALAAISDAVDGYLARALRQETRFGVFADPIADKLLVTAAFVSLVELRELTAPPVVAILAREFLVTGLRVLAIGEGITIRASILGKLKTLSHIGLVLFILSTRYFGLGPWGHGLKDAFLYLAVALAIVSGVEYFWRGRRVFRGMSASG from the coding sequence TTGCCCCGCGCCGGGCGCGGGATTGACAACCCTCGAGCGGCGCGCTACGTTGCGGGCGTGACGATTCCCAATCAGATCACGCTCGCCCGGATCCTCGCCACACCCCTGTTCATGTTCTTCCTCTACGCGGAGGGCACAGCGTTCAAGATCCTCGCCCTCGCCATCTTCGCCCTCGCCGCGATCTCCGATGCGGTGGACGGGTACTTGGCACGGGCGCTCCGCCAGGAGACGAGGTTCGGGGTGTTCGCCGATCCGATCGCCGACAAGCTCCTCGTGACCGCGGCCTTTGTCTCGCTCGTTGAGCTACGCGAGCTCACGGCTCCCCCTGTGGTAGCGATTCTGGCGCGGGAGTTCCTCGTCACTGGCCTGCGCGTGCTTGCGATCGGAGAGGGGATCACGATTCGGGCGAGCATCCTCGGCAAGCTGAAGACACTGTCGCACATCGGCCTGGTGCTGTTCATCCTCTCCACCCGCTACTTCGGGCTCGGGCCGTGGGGGCACGGGTTGAAGGACGCCTTTCTGTACCTTGCCGTGGCGCTGGCCATCGTCTCGGGCGTGGAGTACTTCTGGCGAGGTCGGCGGGTGTTCCGCGGGATGTCCGCCTCGGGGTGA
- a CDS encoding slipin family protein, whose translation MLTFVVIAALVLLFLSSAIKVVREYERGVIFRLGRLVGARGPGLFLIIPLVDKMVKVDLRTITLDVPPQEVITRDNVPVNVNAVVYFRVVDPQASVVEVLDYIEATRQISMTTLRSVLGRVELDDILSERDKLNRELQQIIDDHTDPWGIKVSTVEIKDVKIPTEMQRAIARQAEAERERRSKIINAEGEFQAAERLREAAAIMHEAPGALQLRYLQTLSEISTENATTIVFPVPIELLDALRPRGQG comes from the coding sequence ATGCTGACATTCGTTGTGATCGCAGCGTTGGTGTTGCTGTTCTTGTCCAGCGCGATCAAGGTCGTTCGGGAGTACGAGCGAGGCGTGATCTTCCGGCTCGGCCGCCTCGTTGGGGCCCGCGGGCCGGGGTTGTTCCTCATCATTCCGCTCGTCGACAAAATGGTGAAGGTGGACCTGCGCACGATCACCCTCGACGTGCCTCCCCAGGAGGTCATCACCCGTGACAACGTCCCCGTCAACGTGAACGCCGTCGTCTACTTCCGCGTGGTCGACCCCCAGGCGTCGGTTGTCGAGGTGCTTGACTACATCGAGGCCACGCGCCAGATCTCGATGACCACGCTCCGCTCCGTGTTGGGCCGCGTGGAGCTCGATGACATCCTCTCCGAGCGGGACAAGCTGAACCGTGAGCTCCAGCAGATCATCGACGACCACACCGATCCTTGGGGAATCAAGGTCAGCACGGTCGAGATCAAGGACGTGAAGATCCCGACCGAGATGCAGCGTGCGATTGCCCGCCAGGCGGAGGCCGAGCGCGAGCGGCGCAGCAAGATCATCAACGCGGAGGGGGAGTTCCAGGCCGCGGAGCGGCTGCGCGAGGCCGCGGCGATCATGCACGAGGCGCCAGGGGCGCTCCAGCTCCGCTACCTCCAGACCCTCTCGGAGATCTCCACCGAGAACGCGACGACGATCGTGTTCCCGGTCCCGATCGAACTGCTCGACGCGCTGCGGCCACGCGGTCAGGGTTGA
- a CDS encoding ABC transporter, substrate-binding protein (cluster 1, maltose/g3p/polyamine/iron) produces the protein MKMRTWFGLLALAFGLVAVTAGAQIVTITYWQYEFASKVQMIDELIAEFEAQNPGIKVRHETFPYAVFAEKVATSVPAGVGPHIVNLYYGWLPAWQRAGYLQPLPEDTFPTDSIESEFAPLVRAAKIDGRYWGLPTAVRTLALFYNVDLFEENGISGPPETWDELISIAQKLTTYRGGRFVRAGFGMAPDGQDHHLVREILLRQFGGAPYSDDSRTVTYNTPEGEAALKFYTDFRLVHQIGEPDFPFPGVAGYYRDGFIAGLIGMIVDGSFAIGAITRNAPHRWAVAELPRLTPDGERHNFASFWMHGLTPLAQGAELEAAVRFLQFITSEQAMKRWVAWVGELPARLSLVDNPELVADPILGPFVAALPYSHATFFVDEAAQRAVMIDAVLRVIRDGMDPAESLRRAATEEQAILDRFWQAR, from the coding sequence ATGAAGATGAGAACGTGGTTTGGTCTGTTGGCGTTGGCCTTTGGCCTCGTCGCGGTGACGGCGGGCGCCCAGATCGTCACGATCACGTACTGGCAGTACGAGTTCGCCAGCAAGGTGCAGATGATCGACGAGCTGATCGCCGAGTTCGAGGCGCAGAACCCGGGGATCAAGGTCCGCCATGAGACGTTCCCCTATGCCGTGTTTGCGGAGAAGGTGGCCACATCGGTACCAGCAGGCGTGGGACCGCACATCGTGAACCTCTACTACGGCTGGCTGCCGGCTTGGCAGCGAGCGGGGTACCTTCAGCCGCTTCCCGAGGATACTTTCCCCACGGACTCCATCGAGTCTGAGTTCGCGCCGCTTGTCCGGGCCGCCAAGATCGACGGCCGATACTGGGGGCTCCCCACCGCAGTCCGCACGCTGGCCCTGTTCTACAACGTCGACCTGTTCGAGGAGAACGGGATCAGCGGCCCGCCCGAGACGTGGGACGAGCTCATCTCCATCGCCCAGAAGCTCACCACCTACCGGGGAGGCAGGTTCGTGCGAGCCGGGTTTGGGATGGCACCCGATGGGCAGGACCACCATTTGGTGCGGGAGATCCTTCTCCGGCAGTTCGGCGGGGCTCCGTACAGCGACGACAGCCGCACCGTGACCTACAACACCCCGGAAGGGGAGGCGGCGCTCAAGTTCTACACCGACTTCCGGCTCGTCCACCAGATCGGAGAGCCCGACTTCCCGTTCCCAGGCGTGGCCGGTTACTACCGGGATGGCTTCATCGCTGGGCTGATCGGGATGATCGTTGACGGGTCGTTTGCCATCGGCGCGATCACGCGCAACGCCCCGCACCGGTGGGCAGTGGCGGAGTTGCCGCGCCTCACCCCGGACGGGGAGCGCCACAACTTCGCGTCGTTTTGGATGCACGGCCTGACCCCTCTCGCCCAGGGCGCGGAGCTGGAGGCGGCAGTGAGGTTCCTCCAGTTCATCACCTCCGAGCAGGCGATGAAGCGATGGGTGGCCTGGGTCGGTGAGCTGCCGGCGCGGTTGTCGCTCGTCGACAACCCCGAGCTGGTGGCAGACCCGATCCTCGGACCGTTCGTAGCGGCACTACCCTACTCGCACGCCACGTTCTTCGTGGATGAGGCCGCTCAACGCGCGGTGATGATCGACGCCGTGTTGCGGGTGATCCGCGACGGGATGGACCCCGCGGAGTCGCTGCGCCGGGCGGCGACCGAGGAACAGGCGATCCTCGACCGGTTCTGGCAAGCGAGGTAA
- a CDS encoding Argininosuccinate lyase, with product MTWHEAYRRHVLDPYYTHSAAYLGGYLLDAMIAHVLAVRNLPLAAAPEAQADIRRLLGALERLRTTPLAHAPATPDLYTTYVHALECEAGPRAASYLRLGLSRNDLDMTAYRMHARELVLSLAKDLVRLRTALLAHAGRHVCTVFVAQTHHRPAQPTTLAHYLAAVDAMIERDLRRLLQALRRLNECPLGAAALGGTSYGLDRTLTARLLGFGRPVANTLDAVAASDWELELSGILSTVAVGLSRLVADLISWAAGDAFVLPPTLCEGSSIMPHKRNPVALEHVRATLARVPAHAQAAVFSSHNIPFSDHNDFGPDVQDALTRSFAELRGAAELLTVCLEEGTFDARQLAPEDADAASTELADHLTRCYAVPFGDAHRLVGALGDRLRCGGRGLAEASPDDLTAVGGPPVPAEEIRAALNAREFVRRRCELGGPEQGVMEDHIRRATRRLHAWQERLGQIEAALRHYRDSLRHHKEAP from the coding sequence GTGACCTGGCACGAGGCGTACCGCCGGCATGTTCTGGACCCGTACTACACGCACAGCGCGGCGTACCTAGGTGGCTACCTCCTCGATGCGATGATCGCCCACGTCCTGGCCGTCCGAAACCTACCCCTAGCCGCGGCCCCCGAGGCACAGGCTGACATCCGCCGCCTCCTCGGCGCGCTGGAGCGCCTGCGCACCACCCCTCTGGCGCACGCGCCTGCCACGCCGGATCTGTACACGACCTACGTCCACGCGCTGGAGTGCGAGGCGGGACCGCGTGCGGCGAGCTACCTCCGCCTCGGCCTGAGCCGGAACGACCTCGACATGACCGCCTACCGGATGCACGCGCGGGAGCTCGTCCTCTCCCTGGCGAAGGACCTGGTCCGCCTCCGGACGGCCCTCCTCGCTCACGCCGGTCGCCACGTGTGCACGGTGTTCGTCGCCCAGACCCACCACCGACCCGCCCAGCCAACGACGCTCGCCCACTACCTGGCCGCGGTGGACGCGATGATCGAGCGCGACCTGAGGCGCTTGCTCCAGGCCTTGCGCCGGCTGAACGAGTGCCCGCTCGGCGCCGCCGCTCTGGGTGGAACAAGCTACGGGCTCGACCGAACCCTCACCGCCCGCCTCCTCGGATTCGGCCGCCCCGTGGCGAACACGCTCGACGCCGTGGCCGCCTCAGACTGGGAGCTTGAGCTGTCTGGAATCCTGTCCACAGTCGCGGTTGGGCTGTCGCGGCTCGTGGCTGATCTCATCTCCTGGGCCGCCGGCGACGCGTTTGTCTTGCCTCCCACGCTGTGCGAGGGATCGAGCATCATGCCCCACAAGCGGAATCCGGTGGCGCTGGAGCACGTCCGGGCGACGCTGGCGCGGGTACCAGCCCACGCCCAGGCCGCCGTGTTCTCCAGCCACAACATCCCGTTCTCGGACCACAACGACTTCGGACCGGACGTACAGGATGCCCTGACCCGGAGCTTCGCCGAGCTGCGGGGTGCAGCCGAGCTGCTGACGGTCTGCCTGGAGGAGGGAACGTTCGACGCCCGGCAGCTGGCTCCGGAAGACGCGGACGCAGCGTCCACCGAGCTCGCTGACCATCTCACACGCTGCTATGCAGTCCCGTTTGGGGATGCGCACCGGCTGGTCGGCGCACTCGGGGATCGGCTACGATGTGGTGGCCGAGGCCTGGCCGAGGCGTCTCCCGACGACCTGACGGCCGTTGGGGGGCCACCCGTCCCTGCCGAGGAGATCCGGGCGGCACTGAACGCGAGGGAATTCGTCCGCCGAAGGTGCGAACTGGGCGGACCGGAACAGGGGGTGATGGAGGACCACATCCGCAGAGCTACCCGGCGGCTCCACGCCTGGCAGGAGCGCCTGGGCCAGATCGAAGCGGCCCTCAGGCACTACCGAGATTCACTGCGGCATCACAAGGAGGCTCCATGA
- a CDS encoding Translation elongation factor G has translation MNLGHDITKVRNIGIAAHIDAGKTTVTERILYFTGRVHRVGEVHEGQATMDWMPQERERGITITAAATTAHWKGHRINIIDTPGHVDFTAEVERCLRVVDGMVALFCAVGGVQPQSEAVWRQAEKYHVPRVAFINKMDRTGADFWGVVREIRDQLGASAVPVVIPIGAEEGFAGLVDLLRMEAIYYRDTNGEPGIEVAPVPAQLIEEAQMARDALLERATEMDDHLLGKFLAGEEPTTDEVVRALRKATVAGRLIPVLAGAAFRNKGIRRLLDAVVDFLPSPADLPAVRGTWNGVEEVRQPLDQEPLSALAFKVQADRHVGKLTYVRVYSGVLRGGQFVLNTGRDKRQRIGRLFRMHADHREPVDELRAGEVGAAVGLGDSYTGDTLASEERPIVLAPIEFPAPVVDLAIAPARRTDSDKLGRGLSDLAAEDPTFVVRPNAETGDVVISGMGELHLEIIVDRLRREFGVEVVTGQPQVAYRETVIGTVEHEGKLVKQTGGHGQYAHVVLLVEPAGSGGGFEFTSRVVGGRVPREYIPAVERGIVEAMAEGPYARFPMVDIHVALLDGSAHEVDSSEQAFRTCAATAFREACRKAGIRLLEPMMEVEVTVPEADVGAVLGSLAARRGRIVALEPKGRVQIVHAEVPLAAMFGYTTELRGLTSGRGEFTMQFARYEAVPHAIAEEVVAQRNARASS, from the coding sequence ATGAACTTGGGGCACGACATCACGAAGGTTCGCAACATCGGGATCGCTGCGCATATCGACGCGGGGAAGACCACGGTCACCGAGCGCATTCTGTACTTCACGGGCCGCGTGCATCGCGTGGGCGAAGTCCACGAAGGCCAGGCGACGATGGACTGGATGCCCCAGGAGCGGGAGCGCGGGATCACGATCACCGCTGCGGCCACCACCGCGCACTGGAAGGGCCATCGGATCAACATCATCGACACGCCGGGGCACGTGGACTTCACGGCGGAGGTCGAGCGCTGTCTGCGGGTGGTGGATGGAATGGTCGCCTTGTTTTGCGCAGTGGGCGGCGTTCAACCCCAGTCAGAGGCCGTGTGGAGACAGGCGGAGAAATACCACGTGCCGCGGGTGGCGTTCATCAACAAGATGGACCGTACCGGTGCCGACTTCTGGGGCGTCGTTCGCGAGATCCGCGACCAGCTCGGCGCGAGTGCGGTTCCGGTTGTGATTCCGATCGGCGCCGAGGAGGGGTTCGCGGGACTTGTCGATCTCCTGCGGATGGAGGCGATCTACTATCGCGACACGAACGGCGAGCCGGGGATCGAGGTGGCGCCGGTGCCGGCACAGCTCATCGAGGAAGCGCAGATGGCGCGCGACGCCCTTCTTGAACGAGCGACAGAGATGGACGATCACCTGCTGGGGAAGTTTCTCGCTGGGGAGGAACCGACGACCGACGAGGTTGTGCGCGCACTGCGGAAGGCCACCGTGGCGGGCAGACTGATCCCCGTGTTGGCGGGAGCGGCGTTCCGCAACAAGGGGATTCGGCGCCTTCTCGATGCCGTGGTGGACTTCCTCCCCTCACCGGCGGACCTCCCCGCGGTGCGTGGGACGTGGAACGGGGTGGAGGAGGTACGGCAGCCCCTGGATCAGGAACCGCTGTCGGCCCTTGCGTTCAAGGTGCAGGCCGATCGGCACGTCGGCAAGCTCACCTACGTTCGGGTCTACTCAGGTGTCCTGAGGGGCGGGCAGTTCGTCCTGAACACGGGTCGGGACAAGCGGCAGCGCATCGGTCGCCTGTTCCGGATGCACGCCGACCACCGCGAACCGGTGGACGAACTCCGAGCAGGCGAGGTCGGTGCGGCGGTGGGCCTCGGAGATAGCTATACCGGCGACACGCTGGCGAGCGAGGAGCGGCCGATCGTCCTGGCTCCCATCGAGTTCCCCGCTCCTGTGGTGGACCTTGCGATTGCTCCGGCACGCCGGACGGACAGCGACAAGCTCGGTCGCGGTCTGTCCGACCTCGCGGCGGAGGATCCGACGTTCGTGGTGCGTCCGAACGCCGAAACGGGCGATGTGGTCATCTCGGGGATGGGCGAGCTCCATTTGGAGATCATCGTGGATCGTCTGCGCCGCGAGTTCGGGGTAGAGGTGGTCACCGGCCAGCCGCAGGTGGCGTACCGGGAGACCGTGATCGGCACGGTTGAGCACGAGGGGAAGCTGGTCAAGCAGACCGGTGGCCACGGCCAGTACGCGCACGTCGTCCTTCTCGTTGAGCCTGCAGGGTCGGGCGGGGGGTTCGAGTTCACGAGCCGCGTCGTCGGGGGGCGGGTCCCGCGCGAGTACATTCCGGCCGTGGAGCGGGGGATCGTTGAGGCGATGGCGGAAGGGCCCTATGCGCGCTTCCCGATGGTCGACATCCACGTCGCGCTTCTCGATGGCTCGGCACACGAGGTAGACTCATCGGAACAGGCGTTTCGAACCTGTGCCGCCACTGCGTTTCGCGAGGCGTGCCGCAAGGCGGGGATTCGACTCCTCGAGCCGATGATGGAGGTCGAGGTCACCGTTCCCGAAGCAGACGTGGGTGCCGTTCTCGGGAGTCTGGCTGCCCGGCGCGGTCGGATCGTGGCCCTTGAACCCAAGGGCCGCGTTCAGATCGTCCACGCCGAGGTTCCGCTGGCGGCAATGTTCGGCTACACAACAGAGCTTCGCGGTCTTACCAGCGGCCGGGGAGAGTTCACGATGCAGTTCGCGCGGTACGAGGCAGTTCCCCACGCGATCGCTGAGGAGGTCGTTGCTCAACGGAACGCCCGGGCATCGAGCTGA